The proteins below come from a single Carassius carassius chromosome 11, fCarCar2.1, whole genome shotgun sequence genomic window:
- the LOC132152763 gene encoding transmembrane protein 198-B-like has product MASTAQILEFKFSPPSQDGSPERLFSCDEDIERRYEVVPSVVCSMCCLFGIIYCFFGYRCFKAVMFLTGLMFGSIIIFMLCYKERVMDTQLSVEASVGIGLGIGTLCGLVTMLVRSVGLFMVGLLLGLLVALASLVVLEEFYHPRTVWLPLGVLLGSGTLFAVLTLQWQRCFTTLSTAVFGAAVVTVTVDYFVELFALTRYIYERVKVDAPRPVCWFTWVVMGVWPVLALLGVLIQWKVTAEGYSHTEVFISHQQRRVQLMRIRQKEQRRECRKKKKKKPQIQPPQQQKYHHPLQTNPHPPNPPPKLQPPEPTHRRKPNTIRRFDGDVLSPSYIQNFRDRRTDRRGYSHDRLIGGSHIVELDYDCGSRVPLTAHTGPAVRG; this is encoded by the exons ATGGCGTCCACTGCACAGATTCTAGAGTTTAAGTTTTCCCCACCCTCTCAGGATGGGAGTCCAGAGCGTCTGTTCAGCTGTGATGAGGACATTGAACGGCGCTACGAGGTGGTCCCGTCTGTCGTCTGCTCCATGTGTTGCCTGTTTGGCATCATCTACTGCTTCTTCG GGTACCGTTGCTTCAAGGCTGTAATGTTCCTCACGGGTCTGATGTTTGGTTCCATCATCATCTTCATGCTCTGCTATAAGGAGAGGGTCATGGACACTCAGCTCAGTGTGGAGGCCAGCGTGGGCATTGGCCTGGGCATTGGCACGTTGTGCGGTTTGGTCACTATGCTGGTCCGCAGCGTGGGGCTTTTCATGGTTGGACTTCTCCTGGGTTTACTGGTGGCCCTGGCCTCTCTGGTGGTTCTAGAGGAGTTTTATCACCCGAGGACAGTGTGGCTTCCCCTGGGTGTGCTGCTGGGTTCAGGCACACTGTTTGCTGTGCTCACGTTGCAGTGGCAGCGCTGTTTCACCACCCTCTCCACCGCCGTCTTCGGAGCCGCTGTGGTGACTGTGACTGTGGATTATTTTGTTGAGCTCTTTGCTTTAACAAGGTATATCTATGAGAGGGTGAAGGTGGATGCGCCTCGCCCAGTGTGTTGGTTCACATGGGTGGTCATGGGAGTCTGGCCCGTGCTGGCGCTGCTGGGTGTTCTTATTCAGTGGAAGGTCACTGCTGAAGGATATTCACACACAGAAG TCTTCATCAGTCACCAGCAGAGAAGAGTACAGTTAATGCGGATTCGTCAAAAGGAACAAAGAAGGGAATgccgaaagaaaaagaagaaaaagccaCAGATACAGCCACCACAGCAACAGAAGTACCATCACCCCCTTCAGACCAACCCTCATCCCCCAAACCCTCCTCCCAAACTCCAGCCTCCAGAGCCCACCCACCGCCGCAAACCCAACACCATTCGCCGCTTCGATGGAGATGTGCTTTCTCCG AGTTACATCCAGAACTTCCGTGACAGACGTACGGACAGAAGAGGCTACTCTCATGACAGGTTGATTGGCGGCTCACATATTGTAGAATTGGACTATGACTGCGGTTCCCGAGTGCCCCTAACAGCCCATACAGGTCCCGCAGTGAGAGGCTGA